The following are encoded together in the Cololabis saira isolate AMF1-May2022 chromosome 5, fColSai1.1, whole genome shotgun sequence genome:
- the LOC133444513 gene encoding LOW QUALITY PROTEIN: transmembrane 4 L6 family member 5 (The sequence of the model RefSeq protein was modified relative to this genomic sequence to represent the inferred CDS: inserted 1 base in 1 codon) gives MNLTARHCYEGSTLLTPHGKRKVLLGAQAFIRTSKTRGCCSFRGQMFCQVFYSLIGLLGAGSCSLVAATGLVQGPLCLYNSSSGPVWGXPLKPVPDRFPGYLYNQTLWWGVCLEPGSVVLWNLVLFSVMGAAGFLQTVLCGSNVLNALLGLVLGRGFCQNQVHPESR, from the exons ATGAACCTCACCGCACGTCACTGCTATGAAGGGTCCACTCTGCTCACCCCACACGGGAAGAGAAAG GTTCTACTGGGAGCTCAGGCTTTTATCCGGACCAGCAAGACCAGAGGCTGCTGTTCCTTCAGGGGACAG ATGTTCTGCCAGGTGTTCTACTCCCTGATTGGCCTGCTGGGGGCCGGCAGCTGCTCATTGGTTGCTGCTACAGGTCTGGTCCAGGGCCCCCTGTGCCTCTACAACTCCAGCTCCGGTCCGGTCTGGG GTCCCCTGAAACCTGTCCCAGACCG GTTTCCCGGGTACCTGTACAACCAGACTCTGTGGTGGGGTGTGTGTCTGGAACCCGGGTCGGTGGTTCTGTGGAACCTGGTTCTGTTCAGTGTGATGGGGGCGGCCGGGTTCCTGCAGACCGTCCTGTGTGGGTCCAACGTCCTGAACGCCCTGCTGGGCCTGGTCTTGGGCCGGGGGTTCTGCCAGAACCAG GTTCATCCAGAGTCTCGGTGA